A window of Leptotrichia wadei contains these coding sequences:
- the thrS gene encoding threonine--tRNA ligase — MIEMILPDGSKRQLENPMTVVEFAKSIGSSLGKATVGAIIDGVQVDPSYIIDKSGEIEIITNTSEKGIEIIRHSAAHIMAQAVQRLFPNTKVTIGPVVENGFFYDFDPERPFTEEDLTKIEEEMKKIVKENYPFERSEMSAEEAKKFFAEKGETYKVEIIDDLGVDKVSIYKQGEFVDLCRGTHVPSTGYLKAFKLMSTAGAYWRGDSNNKMLQRIYGVAFATKKELDDYLTMMEEAERRDHRKLGKQLNLFFLDEHGPGFPFFMPKGVEIFNKLQEMWRVEHKKRGYQEIKTPIMLDRELWEISGHWFNYRENMYTSTIDEKIYAIKPMNCPGSIIAYKNNLHSYKDLPLKYGEMGLVHRHEFSGALHGLMRVRAFTQDDAHVFCTKEQIEEQIIEIIDLYDKFYTLFGFEYHIELSTKPDKAIGSDEIWEMAEANLKSALEHKGIDYKLNPGDGAFYGPKIDFKMKDSIGRIWQCGTIQLDFNLPQRFEMSYIGADGEKHEPVMIHRAMYGSLERFLGILIEHYAGAFPFWLAPTQVRILTISDEQVPFANEVFEKLQNAGIRVEIDTRAEKIGYKIREANGEQKIPVQLIIGKNEATNNEVNMRRFGSQESKNISVDEIVNILLEESKVPFKK, encoded by the coding sequence ATGATAGAAATGATTTTGCCTGATGGCAGTAAAAGACAGTTGGAAAATCCGATGACTGTTGTGGAATTTGCAAAAAGTATTGGGAGCAGTCTTGGGAAGGCAACCGTTGGGGCGATAATTGACGGTGTGCAAGTTGATCCATCTTATATTATTGATAAATCTGGAGAAATTGAAATAATTACTAATACAAGTGAAAAAGGAATTGAAATTATAAGACACAGTGCGGCTCACATAATGGCTCAAGCTGTGCAAAGATTATTTCCAAATACAAAAGTTACAATAGGGCCTGTTGTGGAAAATGGATTTTTCTATGACTTTGATCCTGAAAGACCTTTTACTGAAGAAGATTTAACAAAAATCGAAGAAGAAATGAAAAAAATAGTAAAAGAAAATTATCCTTTTGAAAGAAGTGAAATGAGTGCCGAAGAAGCTAAAAAATTCTTTGCTGAAAAAGGTGAAACTTATAAAGTTGAAATAATTGATGACTTGGGAGTTGATAAAGTCAGTATTTATAAACAGGGAGAATTTGTGGATTTATGCCGTGGAACACATGTTCCGTCAACTGGATATTTAAAAGCATTTAAATTAATGTCAACTGCTGGAGCTTACTGGCGTGGAGATTCAAATAATAAAATGCTTCAAAGAATTTATGGAGTAGCTTTTGCGACTAAAAAAGAGCTGGATGACTATTTGACAATGATGGAAGAAGCTGAAAGAAGAGATCACAGAAAATTAGGAAAACAGCTTAACTTATTTTTCTTGGATGAACATGGACCAGGTTTTCCGTTCTTTATGCCAAAAGGTGTGGAAATTTTTAACAAACTTCAAGAAATGTGGAGAGTTGAGCATAAAAAAAGAGGTTATCAGGAAATAAAAACTCCAATTATGCTGGATAGAGAACTTTGGGAAATTTCTGGACACTGGTTTAATTACAGAGAAAATATGTATACATCGACAATTGATGAAAAAATTTATGCAATAAAACCAATGAATTGTCCAGGTTCAATAATAGCATATAAAAATAACTTGCATTCATACAAAGATTTGCCATTAAAATATGGAGAAATGGGACTTGTTCACAGACACGAATTTAGTGGAGCTTTGCATGGACTTATGAGAGTTAGAGCATTCACACAGGATGATGCCCATGTTTTCTGTACGAAAGAGCAAATTGAAGAACAAATTATCGAAATTATTGATTTATACGATAAATTCTATACTTTATTCGGATTTGAATATCACATTGAATTATCAACAAAACCTGATAAAGCAATTGGTTCAGACGAAATTTGGGAAATGGCAGAAGCTAATTTAAAATCAGCCTTGGAACACAAAGGAATTGATTACAAGTTAAATCCTGGAGATGGAGCATTTTACGGTCCAAAAATTGACTTTAAGATGAAAGATTCAATCGGAAGAATTTGGCAATGTGGAACAATTCAGCTTGACTTCAACTTGCCTCAAAGATTTGAAATGAGTTATATCGGTGCAGATGGAGAAAAACATGAACCAGTAATGATTCACCGTGCGATGTACGGAAGTTTAGAAAGATTCCTTGGAATTTTAATCGAACATTATGCAGGAGCTTTTCCATTCTGGCTTGCACCGACACAAGTGAGAATTCTTACAATTTCTGATGAGCAGGTGCCATTTGCAAATGAAGTGTTTGAAAAATTACAAAATGCTGGAATAAGAGTGGAAATTGACACAAGAGCTGAAAAAATCGGCTACAAAATCAGAGAAGCAAACGGAGAACAAAAAATACCAGTTCAGTTGATTATTGGTAAAAATGAAGCTACGAATAATGAAGTAAATATGAGAAGATTTGGTTCACAAGAAAGTAAAAATATTTCAGTTGATGAAATTGTTAATATTTTGTTGGAAGAATCAAAAGTTCCGTTTAAAAAGTAA
- a CDS encoding Bax inhibitor-1/YccA family protein, with the protein MKKDYDELETYNHNNDGYNEYGGQVRMTYDDLDRIVSSKVRGSMLWMVLGLLVTGITGYMVYTGLVSGNPIAYGILKMYWLFAILEIAVVFGFTALVYKANSSTLRLMFLAYSFLNGLTFSVLGMVYAPEIIVSAFLGTFVLFAVLAVYGYLTRENLTKFTPILVAGLIAIILVSIINIFLQNSGVDLFISIIGVIIFTIFIAVDVNRIRNNIVAYAAQEDSEILNKIEIVGALNLYLDFVNLFIYILRLLGRRK; encoded by the coding sequence ATGAAAAAAGATTATGATGAACTTGAAACTTATAATCATAATAACGATGGTTATAATGAATATGGTGGACAAGTTAGAATGACTTATGATGATTTAGACAGAATTGTAAGTTCAAAAGTTCGTGGAAGTATGCTTTGGATGGTGTTGGGACTTCTTGTGACAGGAATTACAGGTTATATGGTATATACAGGATTAGTATCAGGTAATCCGATTGCATATGGAATTTTGAAAATGTATTGGCTGTTTGCTATTTTGGAAATAGCTGTGGTATTTGGGTTTACTGCGTTAGTTTATAAGGCTAATTCAAGTACATTGAGACTTATGTTTCTTGCATATTCATTTTTAAATGGATTGACATTTTCAGTTCTTGGAATGGTTTATGCCCCTGAAATAATAGTTTCGGCATTTTTAGGAACATTTGTGTTATTTGCGGTTTTGGCTGTTTATGGATACTTGACTAGAGAAAATTTGACAAAGTTTACACCAATTTTAGTTGCTGGATTAATTGCAATTATTTTAGTAAGCATAATAAATATCTTTTTGCAAAATAGTGGAGTTGACTTGTTTATATCAATAATTGGAGTAATTATATTTACAATTTTTATTGCAGTTGATGTAAATAGAATAAGAAACAACATTGTTGCTTATGCGGCTCAAGAAGATTCAGAAATTTTAAATAAAATAGAAATAGTTGGCGCATTAAATTTATATTTAGATTTTGTAAACTTGTTTATTTATATTTTAAGACTTTTAGGAAGAAGAAAATAA
- a CDS encoding pyrophosphohydrolase domain-containing protein produces MKRKIESVEEFHRIYKLGNSKKPIGKLKDGLEKLRFDLMAEENGEYLEAAKKGNVVEVADALGDMLYILCGTIIEHGMQNVIDDVFEEIHRSNLSKLDENGDPIYREDGKVIKGPNYFPPNLKKFFEK; encoded by the coding sequence ATGAAAAGAAAGATAGAGAGTGTAGAAGAATTTCATAGAATCTATAAACTTGGAAATTCTAAAAAGCCGATTGGAAAATTAAAGGATGGATTGGAAAAATTGAGATTTGACTTGATGGCTGAAGAAAATGGAGAATATTTGGAAGCGGCTAAAAAAGGGAATGTTGTAGAAGTGGCAGACGCACTTGGAGATATGCTCTACATCCTTTGTGGAACAATTATTGAGCATGGAATGCAAAATGTAATTGATGATGTTTTTGAAGAAATCCACAGAAGCAACCTTAGCAAATTGGATGAAAATGGAGATCCGATTTATCGGGAAGATGGGAAAGTTATAAAAGGACCGAATTATTTTCCACCAAATTTAAAGAAATTTTTTGAAAAATAA